In the genome of Campylobacter concisus, the window TTTGGCAGGAAAAATTTCGCTTCAGATAGGCTAAAAAGAGTAAAATTTTAAGAGAAAAGATGAAATTTATAAAAATTTTAATATTTCTAGCGCTTTTTCTAACCGTTTGCACTGCCGCAAACTACGCTAATGCCTTTGAAAAGATTGGCATCCTTGAAGACGGAGTTTATCGCTTTAGCAAAAATGGACTTGGCGTCAAAAAAGACCTGCTTGTAAAGGTGATCTCGGTTCAAAACGCGGACAGCACACGCAAAAAGATCATCTCCATGCTAAATATCCCTAAAAATTCTAAAATTACGGACTTTAAAACAAGCGATGCAGGCGTAATAGTGTGGCCATTTTACGAGATTGAGGGCAAATTTTTAACGACAATAATCGTTGAAAATATAAAAAAAGAAGATAGCGATCAAAAACTGCTTAAGATGCTTGAACTTAAACATCCGTTTTACTCGATAATCTTCGCACGAAGAAAGGGTGCCAAAGACGCCATAGACGTGAAATACATGCTAAATTTCAAAGAGGCAAAGCTGGTAAAATCGTTTAAAAACCGTCCTTAAAACTTTATTTTAAATAAATTTCATTAAAATGGCGTAATCAAAAAAGGATCATCTTTGCAAAATTTCAAGAATATAAACGTTGCTCACTCGCCTGATGCTGACGATATTTTCATGTATGCCGCGGTCAAATTTGGCTGGGTTAGCAGTAAAAATTTAGCCTTCACATCAAAGGCGCTT includes:
- a CDS encoding chemotaxis protein, whose translation is MKFIKILIFLALFLTVCTAANYANAFEKIGILEDGVYRFSKNGLGVKKDLLVKVISVQNADSTRKKIISMLNIPKNSKITDFKTSDAGVIVWPFYEIEGKFLTTIIVENIKKEDSDQKLLKMLELKHPFYSIIFARRKGAKDAIDVKYMLNFKEAKLVKSFKNRP